The proteins below are encoded in one region of Polynucleobacter sp. AP-Elch-400A-B2:
- a CDS encoding RDD family protein, with amino-acid sequence MISPAELNLLPAPQFWRRVFCILYEQLVLLGVIALTFLLPNLGLGIVFGVSLPSWLTFLYLYAVLGVYFIWYWTKSGQTLAMQTWRVRMIGPGGYNLTRRQAIWRYFFGSLWLVPCVILQWLFDLQRWQIIEMLFAVALFLWPLSIYLDRVKPSLRQSLPDRFSGTRLVELPKNLVKLN; translated from the coding sequence GTGATTAGCCCCGCTGAATTAAACCTACTCCCTGCTCCCCAGTTTTGGCGGCGGGTCTTTTGCATTCTGTATGAGCAATTGGTTTTATTGGGCGTCATTGCGCTTACCTTCCTGCTTCCTAATTTGGGATTAGGCATTGTGTTTGGCGTATCCCTCCCAAGTTGGCTCACCTTTCTCTATCTCTACGCCGTCCTAGGTGTTTACTTTATTTGGTATTGGACGAAGTCGGGGCAGACACTGGCAATGCAAACATGGCGAGTGCGCATGATTGGTCCAGGAGGCTACAACCTGACTCGCAGACAAGCGATTTGGCGTTATTTTTTTGGATCTTTGTGGCTAGTGCCTTGCGTGATTTTGCAGTGGCTGTTCGATCTGCAAAGATGGCAAATTATTGAAATGCTATTTGCGGTGGCTTTATTTTTGTGGCCACTGAGTATTTACTTGGATCGCGTTAAACCTTCACTGCGTCAAAGTCTGCCAGACCGCTTTAGTGGAACGCGCTTAGTGGAATTACCGAAAAACTTAGTTAAACTGAACTAA
- a CDS encoding DUF3106 domain-containing protein, translating into MLKNLRSLSASLSISMMLAMGALGSAPSSDVFAQTPAAGHGKTTGIPEKKPDGTWENLKPGQQKILAPLEDDWDYMLPDSRKKWIQVANLYPKMSETDQQRMQSRMTGWSKLSQKDRRIARENYLSSLKFPAEKKAEAWSAYQKLTDEQKKKLAQAEVNRKKPTALNAPTLQQHPIKQKSNLAALPTTSSAPASESPATNSSPDSGSSNP; encoded by the coding sequence ATGCTAAAAAATCTACGGTCCCTGAGCGCTTCACTGAGCATCAGCATGATGCTGGCGATGGGCGCTTTAGGATCGGCACCAAGTTCAGACGTATTTGCCCAAACACCGGCAGCAGGCCATGGAAAAACCACTGGCATCCCAGAGAAAAAACCGGATGGTACTTGGGAGAACCTTAAACCAGGGCAACAAAAAATCCTCGCTCCACTGGAAGACGATTGGGACTACATGCTCCCGGACAGTCGTAAAAAATGGATACAAGTTGCTAATCTGTATCCCAAGATGAGTGAAACTGATCAACAGCGAATGCAGTCCCGCATGACGGGCTGGTCTAAGCTTTCTCAAAAAGACCGCCGCATTGCCCGCGAAAACTATTTAAGTAGCCTCAAGTTCCCTGCTGAGAAAAAAGCTGAGGCTTGGAGTGCTTATCAAAAACTGACTGATGAGCAAAAGAAGAAGCTGGCTCAAGCAGAGGTCAACAGGAAAAAGCCAACAGCTTTAAATGCGCCTACATTACAACAGCATCCGATTAAACAAAAATCGAACTTAGCAGCACTTCCAACAACCAGTAGCGCCCCAGCTTCAGAGTCTCCTGCAACGAACAGCAGCCCCGATAGCGGTTCAAGCAATCCTTAA
- a CDS encoding DUF3619 family protein — protein sequence MNRNEDILSTTESDQFGLNAAALLRQGSQSLPAGIKDRLYAARLKAISVKKPEKVRIAQHILASSNGNWSYGSRSFWDNVGWVAPLAVLVFGLIGIAQWQQDSRINDIAELDVALLTDDVPPDAYADSGFLGFLKNGPLAESDQDSLSSAKTPS from the coding sequence GTGAACCGCAACGAAGACATCCTCAGCACAACAGAATCAGATCAATTTGGTCTGAATGCTGCCGCCCTGCTCCGCCAAGGATCCCAATCCCTACCAGCTGGGATCAAAGATCGCCTCTATGCAGCACGCCTCAAAGCCATTTCTGTCAAAAAACCCGAAAAAGTTCGCATTGCGCAGCATATTTTGGCGAGTTCTAATGGGAATTGGTCTTATGGTTCACGCTCATTCTGGGATAACGTGGGTTGGGTTGCCCCCTTGGCAGTTCTGGTATTCGGTCTCATTGGCATCGCCCAATGGCAGCAAGATTCCCGTATCAACGATATTGCTGAGCTCGATGTCGCCCTCTTAACTGACGATGTCCCACCCGATGCTTATGCTGATAGCGGCTTTTTGGGTTTCCTCAAAAACGGCCCTTTAGCGGAATCAGATCAAGACAGCCTCAGCTCAGCTAAGACTCCGTCCTAA
- a CDS encoding RNA polymerase sigma factor — protein sequence MASPQELSDFLSSIEQRAFKQAVYAVRDDDTALDIVQDAMIKLAEKYGDRPAAELPLVFTRILQNRIHDWFRRQKVRNTWVTLFSNMGKKSDESDDFDPLESLSAPDDSEIHQDGAFKLERSQLLQALESEISKLPARQREAFLMRYWDELSITETALAMRCSEGSVKTHCSRATQALAKALKLKGITL from the coding sequence ATGGCTTCACCCCAAGAACTTTCTGACTTTCTGAGTAGTATTGAGCAGCGCGCTTTCAAGCAAGCGGTCTATGCTGTGCGAGATGACGATACAGCCTTAGACATTGTTCAAGATGCCATGATTAAGTTAGCTGAAAAGTATGGTGATCGGCCTGCCGCAGAATTACCTCTGGTTTTCACCAGAATTCTGCAAAACCGCATTCACGACTGGTTTAGACGTCAAAAAGTTCGCAATACCTGGGTCACCCTGTTCTCGAATATGGGTAAGAAATCCGATGAAAGTGATGATTTTGACCCCCTGGAATCACTTTCAGCTCCAGATGATAGTGAAATTCACCAAGATGGTGCATTTAAGCTTGAACGGAGTCAGCTATTACAGGCCTTAGAGTCAGAAATATCAAAATTGCCTGCCCGTCAACGAGAAGCCTTCCTGATGCGTTATTGGGATGAGCTGAGTATTACTGAAACTGCCCTTGCGATGAGATGTAGCGAGGGAAGCGTCAAAACCCACTGCTCAAGAGCCACTCAGGCTCTAGCTAAAGCATTGAAATTAAAAGGAATTACCCTGTGA
- a CDS encoding acetolactate synthase 3 catalytic subunit, with translation MNTSSAEFLASKANQDTNTNPAATPPEMIGAEMLVKALHKEGVEYVWGYPGGSVLFIYDEIFKQDKFEHILVRHEQAAVHAADGYARATGKVGVALVTSGPGVTNAVTGIATAYTDSIPMVVISGNVPTYAIGEDAFQEADTVGITRPVVKHNFLVKDVKDLPLVIKKAFHIAQTGRPGPVLIDIPKDVSAAKGPFVYPETLEMRSYNPVVKGHSGQIRKAVSLLQEAERPFIYTGGGVILADAAPELKEFADLLGYPVTNTLMGLGGFPGTSPQFVGMLGMHGTYEANMAMQHSDVLIAVGARFDDRVIGNTAHFASHPRKIIHIDIDPSVISKRVKVDVPIVGNLKEVLQEMTAQLKAAGPRKNDAKLAAWWAQINEWRKKDCLKYDEASQIVKPQYVVQKLWELTGGDAFITSDVGQHQMWAAQFYKFDKPRRWINSGGLGTMGVGLPYAMGIKKAFPDNDVFAITGEGSIQMCIQELSTCKQYNTPVKIVSLNNRYLGMVRQWQELTYNKRYSSSYMDSLPDFVKLAEAFGHVGMRIEKKSDVEGALKEAIRLKDRTVFMDFQTDPEENVWPMVQAGKGITEMLLGSEDL, from the coding sequence ATGAATACAAGCAGCGCCGAATTTTTAGCTTCTAAAGCTAACCAAGACACAAATACAAATCCCGCAGCAACTCCACCAGAAATGATTGGTGCTGAGATGCTGGTGAAGGCTTTGCACAAAGAGGGTGTTGAATACGTTTGGGGTTACCCAGGTGGTTCCGTCCTCTTTATCTACGATGAAATTTTTAAGCAGGACAAGTTTGAACACATTCTGGTTCGCCATGAGCAAGCAGCAGTTCATGCGGCTGATGGCTACGCACGCGCAACCGGTAAGGTCGGTGTTGCCTTAGTGACTTCAGGTCCTGGCGTAACCAATGCGGTTACCGGAATTGCTACTGCTTACACTGATTCAATCCCGATGGTGGTCATCAGCGGTAACGTACCAACGTACGCGATTGGTGAAGATGCTTTCCAAGAGGCGGATACCGTGGGTATTACTCGCCCAGTGGTTAAGCACAACTTCTTAGTAAAAGATGTTAAAGACCTCCCCTTAGTCATTAAGAAAGCTTTCCATATTGCGCAGACAGGTCGTCCAGGTCCAGTATTGATTGATATTCCGAAGGATGTATCTGCAGCTAAAGGACCATTCGTCTATCCAGAAACCTTGGAGATGCGTTCATACAACCCAGTAGTCAAGGGTCATAGTGGACAAATTCGTAAAGCGGTTTCTTTATTACAAGAGGCTGAGCGCCCATTCATCTATACCGGTGGTGGCGTGATCTTGGCTGATGCCGCTCCAGAATTAAAAGAGTTTGCTGATTTATTGGGCTATCCCGTTACCAATACCTTAATGGGTCTTGGTGGTTTCCCAGGTACTAGCCCTCAGTTTGTGGGCATGCTTGGTATGCACGGTACGTATGAAGCCAATATGGCGATGCAACACAGTGATGTGTTGATTGCAGTTGGAGCGCGTTTTGATGACCGTGTGATTGGTAATACTGCGCACTTTGCAAGTCACCCACGCAAGATTATTCATATTGATATTGATCCATCGGTGATTTCAAAGCGGGTAAAGGTAGACGTTCCTATCGTTGGCAATCTCAAGGAAGTATTGCAAGAGATGACTGCTCAGCTCAAAGCTGCTGGCCCACGTAAGAATGACGCCAAGCTGGCGGCATGGTGGGCGCAGATTAATGAGTGGCGTAAAAAAGATTGCTTAAAGTACGACGAAGCTTCCCAAATCGTCAAACCTCAGTACGTAGTACAAAAGTTGTGGGAGCTCACTGGTGGTGATGCATTCATTACTTCTGACGTTGGTCAGCATCAAATGTGGGCTGCACAGTTCTACAAGTTCGATAAGCCACGTCGTTGGATTAACTCTGGCGGTCTAGGCACCATGGGTGTTGGTTTGCCATACGCCATGGGTATTAAGAAAGCATTCCCAGATAACGATGTATTCGCTATCACTGGCGAAGGCTCTATCCAGATGTGTATTCAAGAGCTATCCACTTGCAAGCAATACAACACGCCCGTAAAGATCGTTTCTTTGAATAATCGTTACCTCGGTATGGTTCGTCAATGGCAAGAGCTAACTTATAACAAGCGCTATTCCAGTTCATACATGGATTCATTACCGGACTTTGTGAAGTTGGCAGAAGCCTTCGGACACGTGGGCATGCGGATTGAGAAGAAGTCTGATGTTGAAGGCGCTCTCAAAGAAGCTATTCGTTTAAAAGATCGCACCGTGTTTATGGATTTCCAGACAGACCCAGAAGAAAACGTTTGGCCGATGGTTCAGGCAGGCAAGGGTATTACTGAAATGCTTTTGGGCAGCGAGGATCTCTAA
- the ilvN gene encoding acetolactate synthase small subunit translates to MRHIISVLIENEPGALSRVVGLFSARGYNIEALSVAPTEDPSLSRMTIVTLGSEDVIEQITKHLNRLVEVVKVFDLTEGPHIERELMMIKVRAVGKEREELKRTTDIFRGRIIDVTDKSYTIELTGDGAKLDAFIDSIDRASILETVRSGGSGIGRGERILKV, encoded by the coding sequence ATGCGACACATTATTTCTGTATTGATAGAGAACGAGCCGGGGGCACTATCTCGTGTGGTTGGTTTATTTTCTGCACGTGGTTACAACATTGAAGCATTGAGCGTTGCACCAACCGAAGATCCATCTTTGTCGCGCATGACTATTGTCACCCTTGGCTCTGAGGATGTGATTGAGCAAATCACTAAACACTTAAATCGTTTAGTTGAGGTGGTGAAGGTGTTTGATTTGACTGAAGGTCCTCATATCGAGCGTGAGCTCATGATGATTAAAGTGCGCGCAGTAGGTAAAGAGCGTGAAGAATTGAAACGTACAACGGATATCTTCCGTGGTCGCATCATTGATGTGACTGATAAGAGTTACACCATTGAATTAACTGGTGATGGCGCCAAATTGGATGCCTTCATTGATTCGATTGATCGTGCATCGATTTTAGAAACTGTCCGTTCGGGTGGTTCTGGTATTGGGCGCGGTGAACGCATTCTGAAGGTTTAA
- the ilvC gene encoding ketol-acid reductoisomerase, protein MKVFYDKDADLSLIKGKKVTIIGYGSQGHAHALNLKDSGCNVTVGLRKDGASWSKAANAGLTVKEVGAAVKDADVVMMLLPDEQIADVYSKEVHGNIKQGAALAFAHGFNVHYGQVQPRADLDVIMIAPKAPGHTVRGTYAQGGGVPHLIAVYQDKSGSARDVALSYATANGGGRAGIIETNFREETETDLFGEQAVLCGGAVELIKAGFETLVEAGYAPEMAYFECLHELKLIVDLIYEGGIANMNYSISNNAEYGEYVTGPRVVTEDTKNAMRQCLKDIQTGEYAKSFILENKAGAPTLISRRRLNAEHDIEVVGAKLRAMMPWIAKNKLVDQTKN, encoded by the coding sequence ATGAAAGTTTTTTACGATAAAGACGCCGATTTGTCCCTCATTAAAGGCAAAAAAGTAACCATCATTGGTTACGGTTCACAGGGTCACGCACACGCATTGAATCTGAAAGATTCAGGCTGTAACGTGACTGTTGGTTTGCGTAAAGATGGCGCTTCCTGGAGCAAAGCCGCAAATGCTGGCTTGACAGTAAAAGAAGTTGGCGCAGCAGTTAAAGATGCTGACGTAGTCATGATGCTCTTGCCTGATGAACAAATCGCTGATGTATACAGCAAAGAAGTTCATGGCAATATCAAACAGGGCGCTGCATTGGCATTCGCTCACGGCTTTAACGTTCACTACGGTCAAGTTCAGCCACGCGCTGATTTAGACGTAATCATGATTGCTCCTAAAGCACCAGGCCACACTGTACGTGGTACATATGCTCAAGGCGGCGGTGTTCCCCATTTGATCGCTGTGTATCAAGACAAATCAGGTTCAGCTCGTGATGTTGCTTTGTCATATGCAACAGCTAACGGCGGCGGTCGTGCCGGCATCATCGAAACTAACTTCCGTGAAGAAACTGAAACTGACTTGTTCGGTGAGCAGGCTGTACTTTGTGGTGGCGCAGTGGAGTTGATCAAAGCAGGTTTCGAAACTTTGGTTGAAGCTGGTTACGCTCCTGAGATGGCTTACTTCGAGTGCTTGCATGAGCTCAAGTTGATTGTTGACTTGATCTACGAAGGTGGTATCGCCAACATGAACTACTCTATCTCTAATAACGCTGAGTACGGTGAGTATGTCACTGGTCCACGTGTTGTTACGGAAGATACTAAGAACGCAATGCGTCAATGCTTGAAAGATATTCAGACTGGTGAGTACGCTAAGAGCTTCATCTTGGAAAACAAAGCAGGTGCGCCTACTTTGATTTCACGTCGTCGCTTGAATGCTGAGCATGACATCGAGGTGGTTGGTGCTAAGTTACGCGCCATGATGCCTTGGATTGCAAAGAACAAATTAGTTGATCAAACAAAGAACTAA
- a CDS encoding phosphatidylserine decarboxylase yields the protein MMYPHPIIAKEGWPYLALVGAVTLLVHYLGGIAWSWPLWIIFIFVLQFFRDPQRIAAIGRDLVLSPADGRIVVVEKANDPYAGREALKISVFMNVFNVHSNRSAVNGSVKEIQYFPGKFVNADLDKASTENERNAVVIDANGQIVTLVQVAGLIARRILCYIHVGDRLKAGERYGFIRFGSRVDVYLPLTAEPLVSVGDKVFATNTALARVPGLD from the coding sequence ATGATGTATCCGCACCCCATTATTGCGAAAGAAGGTTGGCCGTATTTGGCGTTAGTGGGGGCTGTTACTTTGCTAGTCCACTATCTTGGTGGTATTGCATGGTCATGGCCTTTGTGGATCATCTTTATATTTGTTCTGCAGTTCTTCCGCGATCCGCAGCGTATTGCTGCCATAGGTCGTGATCTGGTTTTATCTCCTGCCGATGGTCGTATCGTCGTAGTAGAAAAAGCCAACGATCCTTATGCGGGTCGTGAGGCTTTGAAGATCAGTGTTTTTATGAACGTATTTAATGTCCATTCCAACCGTAGTGCAGTCAACGGTTCGGTAAAAGAGATTCAGTATTTTCCTGGCAAGTTTGTCAATGCCGATTTAGATAAAGCCTCTACTGAGAATGAACGTAATGCTGTTGTGATTGATGCTAATGGTCAAATCGTGACTCTGGTTCAGGTTGCGGGTCTGATTGCTCGCCGTATTCTTTGTTATATCCATGTTGGCGACAGACTTAAAGCGGGTGAGCGTTATGGCTTTATTCGCTTTGGCTCCCGTGTCGATGTATATTTACCTTTAACAGCTGAGCCCTTAGTCAGCGTTGGCGATAAAGTTTTCGCTACGAACACTGCATTAGCTCGCGTACCCGGCTTAGATTAA
- the pssA gene encoding CDP-diacylglycerol--serine O-phosphatidyltransferase, whose translation MPTFRRRGRIDRSRLANSRTDRTQGEWAEDLGDGIDFEVEELHVDKPRKRSKGIYLLPNAFTTAALFCGFFAIVNAMNHQFEIAAIAIFASLVLDGMDGRVARMTNTQSAFGEQYDSLADMVSFGVAPALVAYEWALKDLGKWGWLAAFTYCAGAALRLARFNVNTGVVDKKFFQGLPSPAAGSLMAGFIWLADDNKIPVRDSAIPWITFFLAVYAGLTMVSNARFYSGKALDVRYRVPFGVMVLMILTFVLISSNPPLTLFGLFVVYSISGYVIWAWEHLSGRRFS comes from the coding sequence TTGCCTACATTTCGCCGTCGTGGCCGTATCGATCGCAGTCGCTTAGCGAACTCCCGTACTGATCGCACTCAGGGTGAGTGGGCAGAGGACTTGGGCGATGGAATTGATTTTGAAGTGGAAGAGTTGCACGTAGACAAGCCACGTAAACGTAGCAAAGGTATTTACTTGCTTCCCAATGCATTTACTACCGCAGCCTTATTCTGCGGTTTCTTTGCCATCGTCAATGCGATGAACCACCAGTTTGAGATAGCTGCTATTGCCATCTTTGCATCTTTAGTTTTGGATGGCATGGATGGTCGCGTTGCTCGCATGACTAATACCCAAAGTGCTTTCGGTGAACAGTACGACTCTTTGGCTGATATGGTGTCTTTTGGTGTGGCGCCAGCCTTGGTTGCTTACGAATGGGCCTTAAAAGACTTAGGTAAGTGGGGTTGGTTGGCTGCCTTTACTTACTGTGCAGGAGCAGCCTTGCGTCTGGCGCGCTTCAACGTTAATACTGGCGTGGTTGATAAGAAGTTTTTCCAGGGCTTACCTAGTCCAGCCGCTGGCTCTTTAATGGCTGGTTTTATTTGGCTAGCTGATGATAACAAGATCCCCGTGCGTGACAGCGCTATCCCTTGGATCACTTTCTTCTTGGCTGTGTATGCTGGCTTGACCATGGTATCCAATGCGCGTTTTTACAGTGGCAAGGCCTTAGATGTGCGCTACCGCGTGCCTTTTGGTGTCATGGTTCTGATGATTTTGACCTTTGTTCTGATTTCTTCGAATCCGCCTTTAACCCTGTTCGGCCTCTTTGTGGTGTATTCCATCTCGGGATATGTCATTTGGGCTTGGGAGCATCTGAGCGGCCGTCGTTTTAGCTAA
- a CDS encoding 2-isopropylmalate synthase, with protein MSDKVIIFDTTLRDGEQSPGASMTKDEKVRIARQLERLKVDVIEAGFAASSEGDFQAISAVAAAVKDSIVCSLARANDKDITRAADALKAANAKRIHAFLATSPLHMAVKLRMSPEEVLEQAKRSIRFARNLAEDVEFSAEDGYRSEMDFLCRVVEGVINEGATTINIPDTVGYATPELYGEFIKTLRTRVPNSDKAVWSVHCHNDLGMAVANSLAGVKIGGARQIECTVNGLGERAGNTALEEIVMALRTRKDYFDMVCGIDATQIVPASKLVSQITGFVVQPNKAVVGANAFAHTSGIHQDGILKNRDTYEIMRAEDVGWSANKIVLGKLSGRNAFKQRLQELGIAIEAEADLNEAFVRFKTLADQKSEIFDEDIIAIMSDSAAAEEGEFYKFISLSQHSETGERPKSRVTFRVGDKEASSEAEGNGPVDASLNAIEQIVKSGVEQLLYSVNAITSGTQSQGEVTVRLAKGGRVVNGVGTDPDIIAASAKAYLSALNKLHDPSQAKLNAQMTP; from the coding sequence ATGAGCGACAAAGTAATCATTTTTGATACCACCTTACGTGATGGTGAACAATCCCCTGGCGCTTCCATGACCAAGGATGAGAAGGTTCGCATCGCTCGTCAGTTAGAGCGCCTCAAGGTTGATGTGATCGAAGCTGGATTTGCGGCGAGCTCCGAAGGTGACTTCCAGGCAATCTCTGCTGTAGCAGCAGCGGTGAAAGATTCCATTGTTTGCTCACTCGCACGCGCTAACGATAAAGATATTACTCGGGCTGCTGATGCGTTGAAGGCCGCTAATGCAAAACGAATCCATGCGTTCTTGGCAACTAGTCCATTACATATGGCCGTGAAATTGCGCATGTCTCCAGAAGAGGTGTTGGAGCAGGCTAAACGCTCCATTCGTTTTGCAAGAAACTTGGCTGAGGATGTGGAGTTCTCAGCAGAAGACGGCTATCGCTCAGAAATGGATTTCTTGTGCAGGGTGGTCGAAGGGGTTATTAATGAGGGTGCTACTACCATCAATATTCCTGATACTGTTGGCTACGCTACTCCAGAGTTGTATGGTGAATTTATCAAGACCTTGCGTACCCGAGTTCCCAACTCTGATAAAGCGGTGTGGTCAGTGCATTGCCATAATGACTTGGGTATGGCTGTTGCCAACTCCTTGGCTGGCGTGAAAATTGGGGGTGCGCGTCAAATCGAATGTACTGTTAATGGTTTGGGCGAACGTGCTGGCAATACAGCATTAGAAGAAATTGTCATGGCCTTGCGCACGCGCAAAGATTATTTTGATATGGTGTGCGGTATTGATGCGACTCAAATTGTTCCTGCATCAAAGTTGGTCTCGCAAATTACTGGCTTCGTTGTTCAGCCGAACAAGGCAGTTGTAGGAGCCAATGCATTTGCACACACTTCAGGGATTCATCAAGACGGCATTTTAAAGAACCGTGATACCTACGAGATCATGCGTGCGGAAGATGTAGGCTGGTCTGCCAATAAGATTGTGCTCGGAAAGTTGTCTGGTCGCAATGCTTTCAAACAGCGCTTACAAGAGTTAGGTATTGCGATTGAAGCTGAAGCGGATTTAAATGAAGCTTTTGTCCGCTTCAAGACGCTAGCCGATCAAAAGTCAGAAATCTTTGATGAAGATATTATTGCCATCATGTCGGATTCTGCTGCAGCCGAAGAGGGTGAATTTTATAAATTCATATCCTTGAGTCAGCATTCTGAAACGGGTGAGCGACCAAAGTCTAGAGTGACTTTCCGAGTTGGCGACAAAGAAGCGAGCTCTGAGGCTGAAGGTAATGGTCCAGTAGATGCGAGTTTGAACGCTATTGAGCAGATTGTGAAGAGCGGGGTAGAGCAATTACTCTATTCTGTTAATGCAATCACCTCAGGTACGCAATCTCAGGGTGAGGTTACTGTCAGACTTGCAAAGGGTGGGCGCGTTGTTAATGGAGTCGGCACCGATCCAGACATCATTGCAGCTTCTGCGAAAGCCTATTTGTCAGCCTTAAATAAATTGCATGATCCTAGCCAAGCTAAGCTCAATGCGCAGATGACGCCTTAA
- a CDS encoding YSC84-related protein, translated as MRTKFIQTLAYSLLALSPSLSFAQFSNPFAAEKTIAQQRQDILKKSDETLKALYQAQPKAREVIEKSVGYATFSNFGMKILIAGGGTGSGVVITKDGAKPVYMNMAEVQAGLGIGIKSFQNIFAFQTQAAMNDFINSGWTFGGQVTAAVKYEANGSAYQDATTVAPGVLMYQLTDSGLAAEITGKGTKYYKSTDLNK; from the coding sequence ATGCGAACTAAATTCATCCAAACATTAGCCTATAGTCTATTAGCCTTATCTCCCTCGCTAAGTTTTGCGCAATTTTCAAATCCATTTGCCGCCGAGAAAACCATTGCCCAGCAACGCCAAGATATCCTCAAAAAGAGTGATGAGACTCTGAAGGCGCTATACCAAGCTCAACCCAAAGCAAGAGAGGTGATTGAGAAATCTGTCGGTTACGCCACCTTTAGCAACTTTGGAATGAAGATTCTAATTGCTGGGGGCGGCACTGGCAGCGGCGTTGTCATTACAAAGGATGGTGCCAAACCTGTTTACATGAACATGGCTGAAGTACAGGCTGGACTTGGTATTGGAATTAAATCCTTCCAAAATATTTTCGCATTTCAAACCCAAGCCGCTATGAATGACTTCATTAATTCTGGATGGACATTTGGTGGTCAAGTGACTGCTGCTGTTAAGTATGAGGCCAATGGTAGCGCATACCAAGATGCCACCACCGTGGCGCCTGGCGTATTAATGTATCAACTCACAGACTCAGGCCTTGCCGCAGAAATCACTGGCAAAGGCACTAAGTACTACAAGAGTACAGACCTGAATAAATAA
- a CDS encoding patatin-like phospholipase family protein, with amino-acid sequence MTLLTRCIFTILMLSLLGCSSLQRKAAVPPQQMGQAQIAGLTGVRYMVASQSSIDQMAADMQAGFKVRDEKTLNAPANYLSLSGGGDDGAYGAGLLIGWAERGDRPQFNLVTGISTGALIAPFAYMGKEYDPVLRDVYTKYGPKDIFIERGLISGILSDGLSDTTPLFQLISKYIDQDFLKKVAHEYTTKNRWLLIGTTNLDAGVPVIWNMGKIASIGTPEALELFRKVMLASASIPGAFSPVMFDFEVSGKSFQEMHVDGGAITQVFLYPSALSQRAQDLKLKLQKQRNAYIIRNARLDPEWRETERGTLSIIQRAISSMIQTQGIGDLYRIYHTTQLDGVSFNLAFIGSDFKFPHKTEFDTAYMQALFDYGYQQGLGGKEWQKYPPGYKRGFDVELPKK; translated from the coding sequence ATGACACTCTTAACTCGCTGCATCTTCACCATCCTCATGCTGTCATTGCTAGGCTGTAGTAGCTTGCAGCGCAAAGCGGCAGTACCGCCCCAGCAGATGGGTCAAGCGCAAATTGCTGGCCTGACTGGTGTGCGCTATATGGTGGCCAGTCAATCTAGCATTGATCAGATGGCCGCGGATATGCAGGCAGGATTTAAGGTGAGAGATGAAAAAACCTTAAATGCGCCGGCAAACTACTTATCACTTTCAGGTGGTGGTGATGATGGTGCATATGGCGCAGGATTATTAATAGGGTGGGCTGAGCGCGGCGATCGCCCGCAATTTAACTTAGTTACTGGTATCAGTACTGGAGCATTAATTGCTCCCTTTGCCTATATGGGGAAAGAATATGACCCCGTCTTACGCGATGTTTATACAAAATATGGCCCCAAAGACATCTTCATTGAGCGCGGTTTGATCTCTGGCATTTTGAGTGATGGTTTATCAGATACTACCCCTTTGTTTCAACTGATTTCAAAATACATTGATCAAGATTTCCTGAAGAAGGTGGCACATGAGTACACCACCAAAAACCGCTGGCTTTTGATTGGGACTACTAATTTAGATGCAGGCGTACCCGTAATCTGGAACATGGGCAAGATTGCTAGTATTGGCACTCCAGAGGCTTTAGAGCTTTTTAGAAAAGTCATGCTGGCATCCGCATCAATACCGGGCGCATTTTCACCAGTCATGTTCGATTTTGAAGTTTCTGGCAAAAGCTTTCAGGAGATGCATGTCGACGGTGGAGCCATCACACAGGTATTCCTCTATCCAAGTGCCTTATCTCAACGCGCTCAAGATTTGAAACTCAAGCTACAGAAACAGCGTAATGCCTACATTATTCGCAATGCCCGCTTGGATCCTGAGTGGCGTGAGACAGAGCGGGGAACCCTGAGTATTATTCAGCGAGCGATTTCTAGCATGATTCAGACTCAGGGCATTGGGGATTTGTACCGTATTTATCACACCACCCAGCTTGATGGCGTCAGTTTCAACTTGGCTTTTATTGGGTCAGACTTCAAGTTCCCTCACAAGACCGAGTTTGATACCGCCTATATGCAGGCTCTTTTTGATTACGGCTATCAACAGGGCCTTGGCGGTAAGGAGTGGCAAAAGTACCCACCTGGCTATAAGCGGGGGTTTGATGTGGAATTGCCTAAAAAATAG